One genomic window of Medicago truncatula cultivar Jemalong A17 chromosome 1, MtrunA17r5.0-ANR, whole genome shotgun sequence includes the following:
- the LOC120578145 gene encoding uncharacterized protein, translating into MTKSSDAALVAALEAGDHVFLRVTPLTGVGRALKSRKLTPKFIGPYQISERVGTVAYRVGLPPHLSNLHDVFHVSQLRKYVADPSHVIPRDDVQVRDNLTVETMPLRIDNRKVKSLRGKEIPLVRVVWGGATGESLTWELESKMRESYPE; encoded by the exons ATGACTAAAAGTAGTGATGCTGCCCTTgttgctgcacttgaggct ggtgatcatgtttttctgagggtcactcctttgacgggtgttggacgtgctttgaagtcgagaaagttgactcctaagttcattggtccatatcagatttcagagagagttggtacagtggcatatagagttggtttgccaccacatctttcgaacttgcacgatgtgtttcatgtttctcagcttcggaagtatgtggcggatccttcgcatgtgattccaagggatgatgtacaggttagagacaacttgacagttgagactatgccattgaggattgataatagaaaggtgaagtctttgagaggtaaggagatacctcttgtgagagtcgtttggggtggagcgactggtgaaagtttgacttgggagctggagagtaagatgcgggagtcgtatccggag